One region of Solanum pennellii chromosome 6, SPENNV200 genomic DNA includes:
- the LOC107021044 gene encoding mitogen-activated protein kinase 3-like, translating to MVDANMGAAQFPDFPKIVTHAGQYVQYDIFGNLFEITNKYQPPIMPIGRGAYGIVCSVFNAELNEMVAVKKIANAFDNYMDAKRTLREIKLLRHLDHENVIGLRDVIPPPLRREFSDVYIATELMDTDLHQIIRSNQGLSEDHCQYFMYQLLRGLKYIHSAHVIHRDLKPSNLLLNANCDLKICDFGLARPNVENENMTEYVVTRWYRAPELLLNSSDYTAAIDVWSVGCIFMELMNRKPLFAGKDHVHQIRLLTELLGTPTESDLSFLRNEDAKRYVRQLPQHPRQQLATVFPHVNPLAIDLVDKMLTLDPTRRITVEEALAHPYLAKLHDAADEPVCPIPFSFDFEQQGIGEEQIKDMIYQEALALNPEYA from the exons TTTCCTAAAATTGTCACTCATGCTGGACAATATGTTCAGTATGACATTTTTGGTAATCTTTTTGAGATTACTAACAAGTATCAACCTCCTATCATGCCTATTGGACGTGGCGCTTATGGAATCGTCTG CTCTGTGTTTAATGCGGAGCTGAATGAGATGGTTGCAGTTAAGAAAATCGCCAATGCTTTTGATAATTACATGGATGCTAAGAGGACGCTCCGTGAAATTAAGCTTCTTCGCCATTTAGACCATGAAAAC GTCATTGGTTTAAGAGATGTGATTCCTCCGCCCTTACGAAGGGAGTTTTCTGATGTTTACATTGCTACTGAACTCATGGATACTGATCTTCACCAAATAATTAGATCAAACCAAGGTTTATCAGAGGATCATTGCCAG TACTTCATGTATCAGCTTCTCCGTGGGCTAAAGTACATACATTCCGCGCATGTTATTCATAGAGATCTCAAACCAAGTAACCTCTTGCTAAATGCAAATTGTGATCTTAAGATATGTGATTTTGGTCTTGCAAGGCCAAATGTAGAGAACGAGAATATGACAGAATATGTAGTAACCAGATGGTACAGGGCACCGGAGCTTTTGTTGAACTCTTCAGATTACACTGCTGCCATAGATGTTTGGTCTGTGGGTTGCATCTTCATGGAGCTTATGAATAGAAAACCTTTGTTTGCTGGAAAAGATCATGTACATCAAATACGCTTGCTAACTGAG CTTCTTGGAACTCCTACAGAATCTGATCTTAGCTTCCTCCGTAATGAAGATGCAAAAAGATACGTCAGGCAACTCCCACAACATCCACGCCAGCAGTTAGCAACAGTGTTCCCTCATGTGAATCCATTAGCCATTGATCTTGTAGATAAGATGTTGACGCTCGACCCTACTAGAAGAATAACAG TTGAGGAAGCATTAGCTCATCCCTACCTCGCAAAGCTCCATGATGCAGCTGATGAACCAGTCTGCCCCATCCCGTTCTCTTTCGACTTTGAGCAACAAGGGATAGGAGAAGAGCAGATTAAAGACATGATTTATCAAGAAGCTTTGGCGTTGAATCCTGAATATGCTTAA
- the LOC107023006 gene encoding zinc finger protein ZAT1-like: protein MVDNNNNNNSQKNEPSTHVLLLYCRVCKRGFNSAGALGGHMRSHGSVGDNSSSNKNYGEEISEQKYMMNNFRREKLEGQKHSYNLRTNSNRLMLGNNQSTSDHDHDHVDVEKSEYYYYGPDVKDKQHCSREEEEDLANCLVMLSNKSYDLSDNSNKEAKNKAKEVEKGMFQCKGCKKIFNSHQALGGHRASHKKVKGCYAAKLDDNIKDDDDNNNNDDDNNDIDDDSIISPSDLILHQESNDFQSQSPTSSSSFSRKRSRVHQCSICHRVFSSGQALGGHKRCHWLTSSLPETTFMPTFQEIQYHNQEQVLYNKPLFINNSHQPLDLNFPEQLGNPTEVGLKLHNNPFEHEGPRSQLQLWTEDTNQNHKRKDSLCREENRKAKEAKLSNLKDVNLDKGSSSWLQVGIGPTPDIFATL from the coding sequence ATGGtggataacaataataataataatagccaAAAAAATGAACCATCAACTCATGTTTTACTACTCTATTGTAGAGTATGTAAGAGGGGATTTAATAGTGCTGGGGCACTTGGTGGGCACATGAGATCTCATGGATCAGTAGGGgataatagtagtagtaataaaaACTATGGAGAAGAAATTagtgaacaaaaatatatgatgaataattTTAGAAGGGAAAAATTGGAGGGTCAAAAACACTCGTATAATCTTCGTACTAATTCTAATCGATTAATGTTAGGGAATAATCAATCAACAAGTGATCATGATCATGATCATGTAGATGTTGAAAAATCGGAGTATTATTATTATGGTCCCGATGTTAAGGATAAACAACATTGTtcaagagaagaagaagaagatctcGCAAattgtttagttatgttatcGAACAAATCTTATGATTTGTCCGATAACAGTAACAAGGAGGCTAAAAACAAGGCTAAAGAAGTGGAAAAGGGAATGTTTCAATGTAAAGGAtgtaagaaaatttttaattctcaCCAAGCTTTAGGGGGACATAGAGCGAGTCACAAGAAAGTTAAAGGGTGTTATGCTGCAAAACTCGATGACAACATTAAAGACgacgacgacaacaacaacaacgatgatgataataatgacATTGATGACGACTCAATAATCTCTCCTAGTGATTTGATTTTGCATCAAGAATCAAACGATTTTCAATCTCAATCCCCAACATCATCAAGCTCATTTTCAAGAAAGAGATCAAGGGTTCACCAATGCTCGATTTGCCATCGAGTCTTTTCATCTGGACAAGCCTTGGGTGGACACAAAAGGTGTCACTGGCTAACCTCGAGTTTGCCAGAGACTACCTTTATGCCCACTTTTCAAGAAATCCAGtatcacaatcaagaacaagtactATACAACAAACCTTTATTTATCAACAACTCTCATCAACCACTAGATCTAAATTTTCCGGAACAACTAGGCAATCCAACTGAAGTTGGGTTGAAACTACACAATAATCCATTTGAACATGAAGGCCCAAGAAGCCAACTCCAGCTATGGACAGAGGATACTAATCAAAATCACAAGCGCAAAGATTCTTTGTGTAGGGAGGAAAATAGAAAGGCAAAGGAAGCAAAATTGAGTAACCTTAAAGATGTGAATTTGGATAAAGGCTCTTCTTCTTGGTTACAAGTAGGAATTGGTCCAACTCCTGATATTTTTGCAACCCTATAA